In Rattus norvegicus strain BN/NHsdMcwi chromosome 3, GRCr8, whole genome shotgun sequence, a genomic segment contains:
- the Or8k16 gene encoding similar to olfactory receptor Olr490 gives MEQKNTTSLPGFILMGVTQSTELQLPLFGVFFIIYAVTVMSNLGMIILTKLDSRLQTPMYFFIRHLAFIDLGNSTVICPKMLVDFVMDEKNISFYACATQLSFFLLFIISELFILSSMAYDRYVAICNPLLYGVIMSQRRCHVLVGIPYLYSTFQALLFSSKIFTLTFCGSNIISHFYCDAVFLLPMLCSNAEEIQLLIILFSALNLISSLLVVLGSYILILLAICRMHSAKGRRRAFSTCGSHLTVVVVFYGALLFMYLQPKSSHSLENDKIASVFYTLVIPMINPLIYSLRNKEVKNAFFRVLKKLFKINT, from the coding sequence ATGGAGCAAAAGAATACAACATCACTGCCCGGGTTCATCTTGATGGGAGTCACACAGAGCACTGAGCTTCAGCTTCCTTTGTTTGGGGTCTTCTTTATCATCTATGCAGTCACAGTCATGAGCAACCTGGGCATGATCATTTTGACCAAGCTGGACTCTCGCCTGCAAACCCCTATGTACTTTTTCATCAGACACCTGGCCTTTATTGACCTTGGGAATTCCACTGTCATCTGTCCCAAGATGCTGGTGGATTTTGTTATGGATgaaaaaaacatttctttctaCGCATGTGCTACACAGTTGTCATTCTTCCTTTTGTTCATTATCAGTGAACTCTTTATCTTGTCCtccatggcctatgaccgctatgtggccatatGTAACCCTCTGCTCTACGGTGTGATCATGTCTCAGAGACGTTGCCACGTGCTCGTGGGCATTCCATACCTCTACAGCACCTTCCAGGCTCTGCTGTTCAGCAGTAAGATTTTCACATTAACTTTCTGTGGTTCTAACATCATCAGCCATTTCTACTGTGATGCTGTTTTCTTGTTACCTATGTTGTGTTCAAATGCTGAAGAAATACAGTTACTGATCATATTATTTTCAGCATTGAATTTGATCTCCTCTCTTCTGGTAGTCCTTGGATCATATATTCTCATTCTGCTGGCCATATGTCGAATGCATTCCGCAAAAGGCAGGAGAAGAGCTTTCTCTACATGTGGGTCTCATCTGACAGTGGTTGTGGTGTTCTATGGTGCTTTACTATTTATGTACTTGCAACCTAAATCCAGTCACTCCTTAGAGAATGATAAAATAGCCTCTGTGTTTTATACCTTAGTGATCCCCATGATTAACCCCTTGATATACAGTTTAAGAAACAAAGAGGTTAAAAATGCCTTCTTCAGGGTACTaaagaaactatttaaaataaatacttaa